Sequence from the Microbacterium sp. 1.5R genome:
GCACGCGGTCGCCGGCGACCGGCGCATCGATGAGCTCCTGCGCCTTGGCCTCGGTCAGCTCGTCAGGAGCGAGGTCTTCGGGAACGTTGACGATGCGCGGCTTCTCGTCCGGAGCGTCGGGGTTCGCGACCTCGAGGTAGGGTCCGTACTTGCCGAATCGCAGGGTGGCGGTCTCGGTGATCGGCGTGGAGTTGAGCGCACGTGCGTCGATCTCGCCGAGGTTGTCGACGGTCTGGCGCAGTCCGACGTGCGAATCCGAGCCGTAGTAGAAGGAACGCAACCATTCGACGCGCTTCTGCTCGCCACGGGCGATCGCGTCGAGGTCGTCTTCGAGAGCTGCGGTGAAGTCGTAGTCGATCAGGTCGGCGAAGTGCTCCTCGAGCAGGCGCACGACACTGAAGGCGAGCCACGTCGGCACGAGAGCCTGGCCGCGCTTGGTGGCGTAGCCGCGATCGATCACGGTGCCGATGATGCTCGCGAACGTCGAAGGGCGGCCGATGCCGTGCTCCTCGAGCGCCTTGACGAGCGATGCCTCGGTGAAGCGCGGCTTCGGGGTCGTGCGGTGCCCCTTCGCCTCGGCATCGGACATCCGGAGGTCATCGCCGACGGCGACCGCAGGGAGCGACTGATTCTCGTCGGCGTCCTTGTCGTTGCGCTTCTCGTCGCGTCCCTCTTCGTACGCCTCGAGGAAGCCCTTGAAGGTGTAGACGGTGCCCGACGCGGTGAACTCGGCCTTCTGCCCGCCGGCGTCGACCGCGATCGTGACGGTCGTGGTCTCGTACTTCGCGTCGGCCATCTGGCTGGCGACGGTGCGTTTCCAGATGAGGTCGTAGAGGCGGTGCTCCTCGCGGTCGAGTTCGGCGGCGACCGACTTCGGGGTGCGGAAGTTCTCACCCGACGGGCGAATGGCCTCGTGCGCCTCCTGGGCGTTCTTGCTCTTCGACTTGTACACGCGCGGCTTGAGCGGCACGGCGCTGTCGCCGTACAACGCGACGGCCTGGCTGCGAGCGGCCTGCACCGCCTGCGTGCTCAGCGCCACCGAGTCGGTTCGCATATAGGTGATGTAGCCCTTTTCGTAGAGCCGCTGGGCGACGCTCATCGCCTGCTTGGCACTCATCGAGAGCTTTCGTCCGGCCTCCTGCTGCATGGTGGAGGTGGTGAACGGCGCGTATGGGCTGCGGGTGCCGGGCTTCGCCTCGACCTTGGTGACCGTGCCCGTGCCCGCGGCGTCGATCGCCAGCGCGAGGGCCGCCGCCTTGGCCTCGTCGAGGATGATGACGGCCTTCTTGAGCTTGCCGTCGTCGTCGAAGTCGGTGCCTCGGGCGAGCTGACCGCCGTCCACGCGGACCAGACGGACCTTGAATCCGGACGACGAGGACGCGAGCGCCTCGACGTCCCAGTACTCGGCGGACACGAACGCCATGCGCTCGCGCTCACGCTCGACGATCATGCGGGTGGCGGCGGACTGCACTCGGCCGGCAGACAGACCGGTCTTGACCTTGTACCAGAGCACGGGCGAGACATCCCACCCGTACAGTCGGTCGAGGATACGGCGGGTCTCCTGCGCGTCGACCAGGTCGGTGTCGAGCTCACGCGTGTTGCCGATGGCCGCTTGGATCGCGTCCTTGGTGATCTCGTGGAACACCATCCGCTTGACGGGGACCTTGGGCTTCAGCGTCTCGAGCAGGTGCCACGCGATGGCCTCGCCCTCGCGGTCCTCATCAGTGGCGAGCAGAAGCTCGTCGGCAGTCTTGAGCGCCCGCTTGAGTTCGGCGACGGTCTTCGTCTTGCGATCGGAGACCACGTAATAGGGGTCGAAGTCGTTGTCGACGTCGATCGAGTACTTTCCGTACGCCTGCTTGTCCGCGGCGGGGATGTCCTTCTTGTCTGCGAGGTCGCGAATATGGCCGACCGAGCTGAGCACCTCGTAGCCATCGCCGAGGTACCCCTGGATCGACCGCATCTTCGTCGGAGACTCGACGATGACGAGCTTCTTGCCTTCAGCCAAGGGAGCATCCTTTCTTCGAAGCACACCATACACACCGCCGTGATGGGTTGGTCACAGAGGTCGCCTGCATTTTCGCCGGAAAGTGCCTCGCGCCGCAGTCAGATCCCCTCGGGTGGCCCAGCACGGGCTCGGGAGACGGCAGCGAGTCCAGCGTACTTCGCCTTGACCTGCACGGTCGCCACGAAGCCGTCGACGGCACATTCGGTGAGTGCTGCACCGGAAGCCGCGGCGACCCGCGCGGCGAGGGTGCACGGGTCGACCGTGACGACGACTGCGCCGCTGGCAGCGTCGGCCGCTGCCAGGGCCGCGGCGTCGGCAGCTCCCGCTGCGCGCTGCGCAGTGACTGCCGCGCCGCCGACGGCGGCGAGTCCGAATGACAGAGTCGCGCCGACCACCAGCACGCCGGCCGCGAGCACCGACCCCGCCATCAGTGCTCCACCTCCACCGTCGAGAACATCAGAGTCCTCCGGCGAGCGCGCAACTCGACGCGCGCACGCCCACCCTCACGAAGCCGCCGACGGTGAAGTCGGTCTCTGCGGACACGCACACGAGATCGCCCGACGTGCTGCTCGACATCGACGCACCGGGCACTGCAGCCGACACCGCATGTGCGGCGGCCCCCTCGTCTTCTCCTCTGCCGAGGAGCCGGGCCGCGTCAGCGGTCGCATCCTGCAGTGCCACCTGACGGGAGGCTGCGCCCAGAGCGCCGGCTCCGAGTAGGAGGACGAGCACGACGGCGGGAACCGCGAGCGCGAGCTCCGCAGTCACGGAGCCGCGCTCGCCTGCACGGGCCGGAGTCATCACGACACCGTCAGTGCCCGACGCACCAGGTCCGTGAGGATGCCACGCACCTCGTCTGACCTCATGATCACGACCAGGAGGCCGGCGAAGGCGACGGCCGCCATCGTGGTGATGGCGTACTCGGCGGTGGCCGCGCCACTGTCGTCGCCGAAGAGGGTTGCCGCGCTGCGCCGGGTGAGCGAGGGGATGGTGTTCATGTGTTCCTTCTTTCTATGGGACGGATACGCGGTGCATCCGGTGGAACTCGGCCGTCACAGCGGCAGTGGAGTGGAGGCGAGCACGCTCAGCAGAAGCGGTGCGACGCCGAGCAGCAGGAAGGCCGGGAGAGTGCAGACTCCGAGCGGGATGAGCAGCGTCGTCGAGAGCTTGGCCGCGCGAAGGCGTCCGTCCACCCGTGACGCGTGTCTCTCCTGGCCGGCGGAAGCCCGAAGCAGTTCACCCGCCGGGACCCCGGCAGCATGCGACAGCTCGAGCACCGCGCCGATGCGAGCGTCGTCACCGGTAGACGATGCCGGGCTCTCGGCGACGAGGCGCAGGGCTCGTGGGATCGACGCGCCTCCTGAGAGGGCGACCGCCATGAGCTCGGCTCGCATGCCCGGTGTTCCCGGTTCGGGACGCGCCCGCGTGAGGAGTCGCCCGGTCCACGCGCGCGCCGCGGCGACGAGCAGGAGCCCGGCGACCACGCACCCGGCGCCGGCGGGCGTCCCGACGATGACGCCGACAGTGTCGAAGCCGAGGGCGAAGCCGAGGAAGAGGCCGGCGAACGGCATCCAGAGCAGGAGCTTGGCGGTTCCCGCGGGCTCGGCGAGCGCGATGCGCACGTCGTCCGCGGCGGATGACGCGTCGCGCAGCGTCTCAGCGAGCATCCTCAGCACCTCGGCGAGCGGTGCGCCGACGGTCGTCGCGATCTCCCAGGCGGCCGCGAGGTCACGCCACGCGCCACCCTCCGCTTCGATGGCCGCGATGAGCGGGACGCCGCCATCCACACGGGCGATCACGGACGCAGCGTGACGGTCGCCGATCGAGGCAAGATGGCGCCATGCGACCATCGGCACCGCGCCGGCTTGGAGAAGCACCGCGAGCGTCTGCACCGATGTCTCGGCGTCGCCCCCGGTCTCGACGACCGGACGACGCCATCCCCTCACCACGGCCGCACCTCCTCGATGCTCAGCCGATCCCCGCTCACCGCGAGCTCGCCGGCGTGCGCGATGCGTCTCCGCCCGCCAGGCGCCCTGTCGAGATGAAGGACGATCGTGAAGGCGCTCACAGCCTGGCGCGCGAGCGCCGTGGCATCCATCGCCGCGAGGGCGCCGAGCGCTTCGAGCCGGGCCGGCACGTCGCTGAGACCGCTCGCGTGGAGAGTTCCCGCTCCCCCGTCGTGTCCGGTGTTCAGAGCAGTCAGGAGTTCTCTCACCTCCTCGCCGCGGCATTCTCCGACCACGAGACGGTCGGGGCGCATGCGCAGCGACTCGCGGACCAACCGGGCGAGGCTGATGCCGCCGGCTCCCTCGAGATTCGACTGCCGTGCCTCCAGAGCGACGTGGTGGGGGTGCTGCGGGCGCAGTTCGGCGACGTCCTCGATCGTGACGATGCGCTCAGAGGCCGGGACGGCTGACAGCAATGCCGACAGCAGCGTGGTCTTGCCCGTTCCCGTCCCGCCGGTGATGAGGATGTTGGCGCGCTCGGCGACGAGCTCGAGAAGCCAGCTGTGCTGGGCCGCGTCGAAGGAGCCGAGCGCCGCCAGCGCGTCGAGATCGGCGGCGCGCACTCTGGGCACACGGATCGAGAGCACCGTCCCCGACGTCGAGATCGGCGCGAGCACGGCATGGACGCGGATGCCGGAGTCGAGCCTGACATCGACGCACGGAGCCTGGTCGTCGAGATGTCGACCGCCGAGTCCGACGAGCCCGACCGCGAGGTCGCGGACCTCCCGCTCGGACGCGCTCCACCCGAGCACGGGTTCCGCACCATGCCCTCGGTCGATGAACAGCCCGGATGCGCCGTTGACGAAGATGTCGGTGACCTCCTCGTCTGCGCAGTGCTCGGCGAGGAGGCCGAAGGCGGGATCGACCTGCAGCGGCGAAGGAGCACCCCGGACGGTTCCGTCGACGAGCGCCGCCGAGCCGCGCGGCTGAATGACGAAGGGATCAGGCATGCCCCGAAGCTAGGGCTCACGGCGGATCCGCGGGGTCGCCGCGGCGCTCCCGCGACGACCACTGTGAGCAACGTCTGGACGATGGCATCCGTGCAGAGCGGGTGTGGACGGCGTCAGATCGCGAGCCACAGGATGGGAGCGCTCCCGGCATAGAGATGGGCGGCACCTCACGGGGGGAATGAGATGCCGCCCACGGCGTCCCTCATGGGGGAATCGGGCACGCCAAGGCCAGAATGAGAATTCGGCTGTCGTCGA
This genomic interval carries:
- a CDS encoding TadA family conjugal transfer-associated ATPase; the encoded protein is MPDPFVIQPRGSAALVDGTVRGAPSPLQVDPAFGLLAEHCADEEVTDIFVNGASGLFIDRGHGAEPVLGWSASEREVRDLAVGLVGLGGRHLDDQAPCVDVRLDSGIRVHAVLAPISTSGTVLSIRVPRVRAADLDALAALGSFDAAQHSWLLELVAERANILITGGTGTGKTTLLSALLSAVPASERIVTIEDVAELRPQHPHHVALEARQSNLEGAGGISLARLVRESLRMRPDRLVVGECRGEEVRELLTALNTGHDGGAGTLHASGLSDVPARLEALGALAAMDATALARQAVSAFTIVLHLDRAPGGRRRIAHAGELAVSGDRLSIEEVRPW
- the topA gene encoding type I DNA topoisomerase, whose translation is MAEGKKLVIVESPTKMRSIQGYLGDGYEVLSSVGHIRDLADKKDIPAADKQAYGKYSIDVDNDFDPYYVVSDRKTKTVAELKRALKTADELLLATDEDREGEAIAWHLLETLKPKVPVKRMVFHEITKDAIQAAIGNTRELDTDLVDAQETRRILDRLYGWDVSPVLWYKVKTGLSAGRVQSAATRMIVERERERMAFVSAEYWDVEALASSSSGFKVRLVRVDGGQLARGTDFDDDGKLKKAVIILDEAKAAALALAIDAAGTGTVTKVEAKPGTRSPYAPFTTSTMQQEAGRKLSMSAKQAMSVAQRLYEKGYITYMRTDSVALSTQAVQAARSQAVALYGDSAVPLKPRVYKSKSKNAQEAHEAIRPSGENFRTPKSVAAELDREEHRLYDLIWKRTVASQMADAKYETTTVTIAVDAGGQKAEFTASGTVYTFKGFLEAYEEGRDEKRNDKDADENQSLPAVAVGDDLRMSDAEAKGHRTTPKPRFTEASLVKALEEHGIGRPSTFASIIGTVIDRGYATKRGQALVPTWLAFSVVRLLEEHFADLIDYDFTAALEDDLDAIARGEQKRVEWLRSFYYGSDSHVGLRQTVDNLGEIDARALNSTPITETATLRFGKYGPYLEVANPDAPDEKPRIVNVPEDLAPDELTEAKAQELIDAPVAGDRVLGTNPDNGKIVVVKDGRFGPYVQENDPVSEDAAVDEATGEVVEAPKPKRGAKKDAAPKPRTASLFRSMSVDTIDLDTALQLLSLPRVVGADPESGEEITAQNGRFGPYLKKGTDSRSLESESQIFDVTLEKALEIYSQPKYGAGSRRASSALAEFEADPVSGKPIRIRDGRFGAYVTDGETNVTIPRGQKVEDITFETAVQMLADKRAKGPAPKRGAAKKPAAKKPAAKKPAAKKAPAKKAPAKKAPAKKATATDAEKAAARSAAAKKAAATRAANAAKKAGS
- a CDS encoding TadE family type IV pilus minor pilin — protein: MTPARAGERGSVTAELALAVPAVVLVLLLGAGALGAASRQVALQDATADAARLLGRGEDEGAAAHAVSAAVPGASMSSSTSGDLVCVSAETDFTVGGFVRVGVRASSCALAGGL
- a CDS encoding type II secretion system F family protein encodes the protein MVRGWRRPVVETGGDAETSVQTLAVLLQAGAVPMVAWRHLASIGDRHAASVIARVDGGVPLIAAIEAEGGAWRDLAAAWEIATTVGAPLAEVLRMLAETLRDASSAADDVRIALAEPAGTAKLLLWMPFAGLFLGFALGFDTVGVIVGTPAGAGCVVAGLLLVAAARAWTGRLLTRARPEPGTPGMRAELMAVALSGGASIPRALRLVAESPASSTGDDARIGAVLELSHAAGVPAGELLRASAGQERHASRVDGRLRAAKLSTTLLIPLGVCTLPAFLLLGVAPLLLSVLASTPLPL
- a CDS encoding DUF4244 domain-containing protein; protein product: MNTIPSLTRRSAATLFGDDSGAATAEYAITTMAAVAFAGLLVVIMRSDEVRGILTDLVRRALTVS
- a CDS encoding Rv3654c family TadE-like protein, whose amino-acid sequence is MAGSVLAAGVLVVGATLSFGLAAVGGAAVTAQRAAGAADAAALAAADAASGAVVVTVDPCTLAARVAAASGAALTECAVDGFVATVQVKAKYAGLAAVSRARAGPPEGI